AATAGGCGTGGACTTGGAAATCCGCCTTTTGACAGGCTTCCGCAAGGGTTTTGAGGAAATCCTGACGGTCCACCTCGTCGTGGAAGATGTCTTCCCGCCGATCCCCACGCGACATCACATGGTAGATGGCCCCGGGATATTCAACG
The window above is part of the Verrucomicrobiota bacterium genome. Proteins encoded here:
- a CDS encoding transposase gives rise to the protein MPRQLRVEYPGAIYHVMSRGDRREDIFHDEVDRQDFLKTLAEACQKADFQVHAYCLMRNHFHLVVETPQGNLVAGMR